The Streptomyces sp. NBC_01439 genome contains the following window.
GGCCGGGTGAGGACGGCGCCGGGTTCGTACCCGAAGAGGTCACGGGCGCCGGGTCCCCAGTAGCAGACGTGGTCGTGCTCGTCGATGCCGAGGACGGCCACGGGCACGCGCTCGAGCAGCGACCCCGGCTCGGACCAGATCGGGCCGTGGGTTTCCTCGCCCCCCGGCCGAGCCGATGGCACGAGACGTCCCCTTCCGCACGCCGTTCTCCCCACATCATCGTCCGGACGCGCCGTACGGGCACGCCGGGCGGCGCGCGGCAGCCCGGGACGACCGCTTCGCGGGGGCCCGCGCCGTCGTCCACGCGACCCCACGGAAGGTGAACCCGCATGGGCAAGATGAATCTCCAGCTTCAACTGGCATCTGCCACCAGAAAAAACACATTCACCTCTTGGATGATCCACCGTAACGACACGACGCGCACCGGCCCGATTCCGTGCCCTGGACCAAGTGCCGCCCCGGGGCAGCTCCTGGTTGACTGGCCGTGGCCACCATCCTCCGGACCGCTTGGCGGCTCTCGCGGTCACGGTGGCCTGGCCCACGAAGCTCCTGCGCGCCGACAGCGGTGTTCGGCGCGCGGGGCTTCGCCGGCCGCACCCGTACATCGTGGCGCTGAGCCGGCCCGCGTTTCGACACCGCGGCACCTGCCGGGACCGCCGGGCTCCAGCATGATCGGTGCTCTGCGCCGGAGCGGCGGCGCACACGTCCCGCTCCGCTCCGCTCCGTTCCGTTTCGCCTTCCTTCGATCACGGGAGTCCAGCCCCATGTCCGACATCAGCGTGCGTTCCGTGCGGGACGGCGATTTCGCCCAGTGGCGCGCCCTCTACCAGGGCTACGCCGACTTCTACGGGGTTGAGCAGACCGAGGAGGCGGCCGCCACGGTCTGGTCCTGGGTGACCGACCCCGGCCACGAGGTGGGCGCCCTGGTGGCCGAGGACACGGGGGGCCGGCTGCTGGGCCTCGCCCACTACCGTCCCTTCGCGCGCCCGCTCTCCGCGACGGTGGGCTGCTTCCTCGACGACCTGTTCGTGGCACCGCAGCACCGCGGTTCGGGCGCCGCCGACCTCCTGCTCGGCGCGCTGCGCGAGCTCGCGGCCGAGCGCGGTTGGAGCGTGGTCCGCTGGATCACCGCCGATGACAACCACCGGGCGCGTTCCAAGTACGACCAGGTCGCCAAGCGGACCATGTGGGTCACGTACGACATGACCCCGTGAGCCCGAGCTGCGTCCGCACCCTCCGGGTCCATCAGGAGGGCCTTGCCCACGCATTGCCCGAGCCCTGTAGCCGTTGGCGGCGCGCTGTCAGGCGGGGAGGTCCATCAGGAGCAGCGGGGTCGTGGTGGGTCGTGGGGATCCTCCGGCGGGTTCGACGGTGAGGCCGATCGCACCGGCGTCGACGGTGTCGCCGTCGATGAGGACGGTGCCGTCCCGGTGGATGAAACCGGCCGGGCGCATGGTGCCGTCGTGGTCCAGCCACAGCTGGTAGGTCGTGCCGGCGACGGGCGCGGGCAGTCCGCCGGCGGTGAAGACGGCCTTGTTGCGCAGAGCCGAGGTGACGACGGTGGCGGCGGCTCCGTTGCTGGTGCGGCCGTGGGCCGCGCGGGCGTCGGGAGCGGCCAGGACCACGCTGACGTCGTCGAGGCGCTGCTCGATCTGCCGGGCCTGCTGTTCGTAGTGGCGGCTCTCCTGGCTCTGCCAGGCGGCCAGGCCCGCGAACAGGGCCGCGGCGGCCACGCTCGCGGCCACGGCGAACAGGCCGGCCTTGCGGCGCAGCGCGCCGCGCAGCGGGACCGGGGAGACGGGGGTGGAGGTCCGGGGCGGGAGTTGGCGCACGCCCTCGACGGCTGCCAGCGTCCGCTGCTTCATCGAGGCGGGCGGCGGCTGGGCCACGGCGGCGGCCAGCCGGGCGGCGGTGGCCTGGAACCCGGCGACCTCCAGGCGGCACTCCTCGCACCGGGAGAGGTGGTCGGTGAACGGCTCGCGTTCGCCGGCGTCCAGTGCGTTCAGTGCGTAGGCGGCGGTGAGGGCGTGGGTGTCGGACCGGTGCTGGTTCATGTGGTCACCCCCATGCAGTCGCGGAGCCGGATGAGTCCGTCGCGCATGCGCGTCTTGACGGTGGGCAGCGGCGCGTGGAGGACTTCGGCGACCTCGCGGTAGGTCAGGCCCTGGTAGTAGGCCATGGTCACCGCCTGGCGCTGGAGTTCGGTGAGACCGTGCAGGCAGCGGCGGACTTGCTCGCTGTCCAGGCGGATCTCGACCTGTTCGGCCACCTCGTCGAACGCCGTCCGGTGCTCGCGGGCGGCCTGCGCGCGTTCCCGGTCGGCGGACGCCTGGGCGGAGCGGACCCGGTCCACGGCCCGCCGGTGGGCGATCGTCGCCGCCCATGTGGTGACGGCGCCGGATTCGGGGCGGTAGCGGGCGGCCTGCCGCCACAGGTCGATCATGACCTCTTGGGCGACCTCCTCGGACTGCGCCCGGTCGCGCACGACTTTGACCACGACCCCGAAGACCAGCGAGGCGAGGGCGTCGTACAGGACGGAGAACGCCTCTTTGTCGCCGTGGGCGACCTGCCGCATG
Protein-coding sequences here:
- a CDS encoding GNAT family N-acetyltransferase — its product is MSDISVRSVRDGDFAQWRALYQGYADFYGVEQTEEAAATVWSWVTDPGHEVGALVAEDTGGRLLGLAHYRPFARPLSATVGCFLDDLFVAPQHRGSGAADLLLGALRELAAERGWSVVRWITADDNHRARSKYDQVAKRTMWVTYDMTP
- a CDS encoding anti-sigma factor, whose amino-acid sequence is MNQHRSDTHALTAAYALNALDAGEREPFTDHLSRCEECRLEVAGFQATAARLAAAVAQPPPASMKQRTLAAVEGVRQLPPRTSTPVSPVPLRGALRRKAGLFAVAASVAAAALFAGLAAWQSQESRHYEQQARQIEQRLDDVSVVLAAPDARAAHGRTSNGAAATVVTSALRNKAVFTAGGLPAPVAGTTYQLWLDHDGTMRPAGFIHRDGTVLIDGDTVDAGAIGLTVEPAGGSPRPTTTPLLLMDLPA
- the sigK gene encoding ECF RNA polymerase sigma factor SigK, with protein sequence MNEPSPSGADPTGSRTDRTDRTDLSEVMRQVAHGDKEAFSVLYDALASLVFGVVVKVVRDRAQSEEVAQEVMIDLWRQAARYRPESGAVTTWAATIAHRRAVDRVRSAQASADRERAQAAREHRTAFDEVAEQVEIRLDSEQVRRCLHGLTELQRQAVTMAYYQGLTYREVAEVLHAPLPTVKTRMRDGLIRLRDCMGVTT